A single genomic interval of uncultured Desulfobulbus sp. harbors:
- the lspA gene encoding signal peptidase II — protein MLVFFSIILVVICLDQVSKFWIMEHFVLHESQVVIPDLFNLTYLTNNGAAFSILAGQPALWRQVFFLCTVTAALVFIGIAQRSYGRRSLWYTVALSLIAGGAIGNVIDRIRFGFVIDFLDVYVGSHHWPAFNIADSAITVGVLVFIVTNLLFDRQTTKQS, from the coding sequence ATGCTCGTCTTTTTTTCCATCATTCTCGTGGTTATCTGTCTCGATCAGGTCAGCAAGTTCTGGATCATGGAGCACTTTGTGCTCCATGAGAGCCAGGTGGTCATCCCGGATCTGTTCAACCTGACCTACCTCACCAACAACGGTGCTGCCTTCAGTATTCTCGCCGGGCAACCGGCCCTGTGGCGGCAGGTCTTTTTTCTCTGCACGGTCACGGCGGCCCTGGTCTTCATCGGTATTGCCCAGCGCAGCTATGGTCGTCGCAGCCTCTGGTATACGGTGGCGCTTTCCCTGATCGCGGGCGGCGCCATCGGCAACGTGATCGATCGCATTCGTTTTGGTTTTGTCATCGATTTTCTGGATGTCTATGTCGGCTCCCATCACTGGCCGGCCTTTAACATTGCCGACTCTGCGATCACGGTTGGCGTGCTTGTTTTTATTGTCACTAATCTTCTGTTTGATCGTCAGACGACCAAGCAGTCCTAA
- the fabD gene encoding ACP S-malonyltransferase, whose amino-acid sequence MKKTAILFPGQGSQFIGMGQQFIEQDQEAAAIMDLAEKISGFPLRKLCFEGPLEDLTRVLYLQPALTVINLICFQQLQKLVPGLTPAFFGGHSLGEYSALYGAGVLNLEDTLSLVTKRGELMEREGAANPGGMRAVLGLDIAAVEQILADYSGEGVAVVANHNTSVQIVLSGDDAGLQGVGALCSEQGAKVIPLKVSVANHSPLVAGAVEDFAAFMEGVTFHAPQVPVLFNVTGAGETDPATIKGIMARQIASRVCWLPIIEQMVKEGVEVFVELGPKNVLTGMMKKILPKGSGITCLQADSPEALAKVAEALATE is encoded by the coding sequence ATGAAAAAAACAGCAATTCTCTTTCCGGGACAGGGGTCCCAGTTTATCGGCATGGGGCAGCAGTTCATCGAGCAGGACCAGGAGGCCGCGGCCATCATGGATCTTGCCGAGAAAATTTCCGGGTTTCCCCTGCGCAAGCTCTGCTTCGAAGGGCCTCTTGAGGATTTGACCCGGGTTCTCTACCTGCAGCCTGCGCTCACGGTGATCAACCTCATCTGTTTTCAGCAGTTGCAGAAACTGGTGCCTGGACTTACGCCCGCTTTTTTTGGCGGCCATTCCCTGGGCGAATATTCCGCCCTCTATGGTGCGGGCGTGCTCAACCTCGAGGATACCCTCTCGCTGGTCACCAAACGTGGCGAGTTGATGGAACGCGAGGGCGCGGCCAACCCCGGAGGCATGCGGGCCGTGCTCGGGCTTGACATTGCCGCGGTGGAGCAGATCCTTGCCGACTATTCCGGTGAAGGCGTTGCCGTGGTGGCCAATCACAATACCAGTGTCCAAATTGTCCTTTCCGGTGACGATGCCGGTTTGCAAGGGGTCGGAGCGCTCTGCAGCGAACAGGGAGCCAAGGTTATCCCGCTCAAGGTGAGCGTGGCCAATCACAGCCCGCTGGTTGCCGGCGCGGTTGAGGATTTTGCCGCCTTCATGGAGGGGGTCACCTTCCATGCCCCGCAGGTGCCGGTGCTGTTCAACGTGACCGGCGCAGGCGAAACCGATCCGGCAACCATCAAAGGGATCATGGCCCGGCAGATCGCCTCCCGCGTGTGCTGGCTGCCGATCATCGAGCAGATGGTCAAGGAAGGGGTCGAGGTATTTGTCGAACTCGGCCCGAAAAACGTGCTCACCGGCATGATGAAAAAGATTTTGCCCAAAGGCTCGGGCATCACCTGCCTGCAGGCGGACAGTCCCGAAGCCCTTGCCAAGGTGGCCGAGGCACTTGCCACGGAATAA
- the ffh gene encoding signal recognition particle protein, with translation MFENLTDRLESAFKKLRGHGRLTEENIQEAMGEVRRALLEADVNFGVVKEFIATVTEKAIGREVLTSLSPGQQVVKIVHDELVELLGSQAQPIKLDGRQPVTIMLAGLQGSGKTTTAAKLARQLKEKGRKPFLVPADVYRPAAIEQLHVLGEQVGVPVFDSTTEQKPVDIARRALAEAEASQYDTVIIDTAGRLHVDDALMAELQEISRAVQLTEVLFVADAMTGQDAVTVADRFNTDLEITGVVLTKMEGDARGGAALSVKKVTGKPIKFVGIGEAVDALEVFHPDRAASRILGMGDVLSLIEKAEAVVDKKNAEKLARKIQKNAFTLEDFLDQIQQIKKMGSLEQIMGMIPGINKLKQLKDAPKPDEKELGKTEAIIRSMTLKERRNHRIIDASRRVRIAKGSGTSVADVNRVLKSYTMMLKMMKNLKGKGVMSGGKRRKLPKGLVR, from the coding sequence ATGTTTGAAAATTTAACCGACCGCCTAGAAAGCGCGTTTAAAAAATTACGCGGCCACGGCAGGCTGACTGAAGAGAACATTCAGGAAGCCATGGGCGAGGTGCGGAGGGCGTTGCTCGAGGCGGATGTCAACTTTGGCGTCGTCAAAGAGTTTATCGCCACAGTCACCGAAAAGGCCATCGGTCGTGAGGTCTTGACCAGCCTCTCTCCAGGGCAGCAGGTCGTCAAGATCGTCCACGATGAACTGGTCGAGTTGCTGGGAAGCCAGGCGCAGCCGATCAAACTCGACGGTCGCCAGCCGGTGACCATCATGCTCGCCGGTCTGCAGGGCTCCGGTAAAACCACCACCGCAGCTAAGCTGGCCCGTCAGCTCAAGGAAAAGGGGCGTAAACCCTTTCTCGTGCCTGCCGACGTCTACCGCCCGGCGGCCATTGAACAGCTGCACGTGCTCGGCGAGCAGGTCGGTGTACCGGTCTTTGATTCGACCACCGAACAGAAACCGGTCGATATCGCCCGTCGTGCCCTTGCCGAGGCTGAGGCGAGCCAGTACGACACGGTGATCATCGATACCGCCGGTCGTCTGCATGTCGACGATGCCCTCATGGCCGAGTTGCAGGAGATCAGCCGTGCGGTTCAACTGACCGAGGTGCTGTTCGTCGCCGACGCCATGACCGGCCAGGATGCAGTCACGGTTGCCGACCGGTTCAATACCGATCTCGAGATCACCGGTGTTGTCCTCACCAAGATGGAGGGCGATGCCCGTGGTGGTGCGGCCCTGTCGGTCAAGAAGGTCACCGGTAAGCCGATCAAGTTCGTCGGTATCGGTGAGGCGGTCGACGCACTTGAGGTCTTTCACCCTGATCGAGCTGCCTCGAGAATCCTCGGCATGGGCGATGTGCTCTCCCTGATCGAGAAGGCCGAGGCGGTTGTCGACAAGAAGAACGCTGAGAAGCTGGCCAGGAAAATCCAGAAAAACGCCTTCACCCTGGAGGATTTTCTCGATCAGATCCAGCAGATCAAAAAGATGGGCAGTTTGGAACAGATCATGGGCATGATTCCCGGGATCAACAAGCTCAAACAGCTCAAGGATGCACCCAAGCCGGATGAGAAGGAGCTGGGGAAAACCGAGGCGATCATCCGCTCGATGACCCTGAAGGAGCGGCGCAACCACCGCATCATTGACGCCAGTCGTCGGGTGCGTATCGCCAAAGGGTCCGGCACATCGGTGGCCGATGTCAACCGAGTTTTAAAAAGTTACACCATGATGCTCAAGATGATGAAAAATCTGAAAGGGAAAGGCGTCATGAGCGGCGGCAAGCGCCGCAAGCTCCCCAAGGGGCTCGTTCGATAA
- the rpsP gene encoding 30S ribosomal protein S16: MAVRIRLTRKGRKKQPFYRIVVSNSEAPRDGKFLDIVGTYNPMANPAVVDIDTEKLQGWIAKGATPTQTVSSLIKKQAAGVDAAA, from the coding sequence ATGGCAGTTCGTATTCGTTTGACAAGAAAGGGTCGGAAAAAACAACCGTTTTATCGTATCGTGGTCTCCAACAGCGAAGCACCGCGCGATGGTAAGTTCCTGGATATCGTCGGAACCTACAATCCGATGGCAAATCCGGCCGTCGTCGATATCGACACCGAAAAACTGCAGGGCTGGATCGCTAAAGGTGCCACTCCTACCCAGACCGTTTCCAGCCTGATCAAGAAACAGGCCGCCGGAGTGGACGCTGCAGCGTAA
- a CDS encoding KH domain-containing protein, with protein MRALIEFIAGKLVDQPDKIEVTQQEDEETVTLELRVAQEDLGKVIGKQGRTARAMRAVLAAAVSDEEKRTRLEIVE; from the coding sequence ATGAGAGCATTGATCGAGTTCATCGCCGGAAAGCTGGTCGATCAACCGGACAAAATCGAGGTTACCCAGCAGGAGGACGAAGAAACCGTCACCCTAGAGCTGCGCGTGGCCCAAGAAGATTTGGGAAAGGTGATCGGCAAGCAGGGGCGGACAGCGCGGGCCATGCGCGCCGTCCTTGCTGCTGCAGTTTCCGATGAGGAAAAACGTACCAGGCTCGAAATCGTCGAGTAG
- the rimM gene encoding ribosome maturation factor RimM (Essential for efficient processing of 16S rRNA) — MAEEIAASEPAFVLLGTVTRPHGIKGELKVRPYTARPENFSRYSMLYLSESEHGPKTRCVSRQARVNGNQVILRLDECSTRNQAEEMVGHLVWLATEDLPPLQADEFYLHTLIGKDVQTVDGRKLGRAEHLLSGSEQDILLVRHGKEEYLIPIVDGFIHSIEGNIVCLDLPEGLLEING; from the coding sequence GTGGCCGAAGAGATTGCTGCAAGCGAGCCGGCATTCGTGCTCCTGGGGACAGTCACCCGTCCCCATGGCATCAAGGGAGAGTTGAAGGTCCGCCCGTACACGGCCCGGCCTGAAAATTTCTCCCGTTACAGCATGCTCTATCTTTCCGAGTCCGAGCATGGGCCCAAAACACGGTGTGTCAGCCGACAGGCCCGGGTGAACGGCAATCAGGTGATTCTTCGCCTGGACGAATGCAGCACCCGCAACCAGGCAGAGGAGATGGTCGGCCATCTGGTGTGGCTGGCCACCGAGGATCTCCCGCCCCTGCAAGCGGATGAGTTTTACCTGCACACCCTGATCGGCAAGGATGTGCAGACAGTGGATGGCCGCAAACTCGGGCGGGCCGAGCATCTGCTCAGCGGCAGCGAACAGGATATTCTTCTTGTCAGGCACGGCAAAGAGGAATACCTGATTCCGATCGTGGACGGCTTCATTCATTCGATCGAGGGGAATATCGTTTGCCTCGACCTGCCCGAAGGGCTTCTCGAAATCAACGGGTAG
- the trmD gene encoding tRNA (guanosine(37)-N1)-methyltransferase TrmD — MSFASTCPKGFSKSTGRANRQFDVHRFFDHLSEFFASPLQEGIVRRALAEGKITVGVHNIRDFATDRHSMTDDRPFGGGEGMVMKPEPLSGCLKAARRQQAQTRVVLLSPVGKRLDQPTAERLASYEQLILVCGRYEGVDERFRERYVDEELSIGDYVLTGGELAALVVLDAVIRLIPGVLGCGESASNDSFSCGLLKHRQYTRPRIFEDMAVPEVLLSGDHAAVARHRLIESVTMTLARRPDLLKDMTFTPAERKTLRQAGLLAEVDAAARTPASEERREN; from the coding sequence ATATCGTTTGCCTCGACCTGCCCGAAGGGCTTCTCGAAATCAACGGGTAGGGCGAATAGGCAGTTTGATGTTCATCGATTTTTTGACCATCTTTCGGAGTTTTTTGCCTCTCCGTTGCAGGAAGGTATTGTTCGCAGAGCCCTGGCAGAGGGCAAGATTACGGTCGGGGTGCACAACATCCGTGATTTTGCCACCGACCGCCACAGCATGACCGATGATCGTCCCTTTGGCGGCGGCGAGGGCATGGTGATGAAACCCGAGCCGTTGAGCGGTTGCCTCAAGGCTGCGCGGCGTCAGCAAGCGCAAACACGGGTCGTTTTGCTCAGCCCGGTTGGCAAACGGCTTGACCAACCTACGGCAGAGCGGCTGGCCTCCTATGAGCAGTTGATTCTGGTCTGCGGGCGCTATGAAGGTGTCGATGAACGGTTTCGCGAGCGCTATGTCGACGAGGAACTCTCCATCGGCGATTACGTGCTCACCGGCGGGGAACTGGCCGCACTTGTGGTGCTGGATGCTGTCATTCGACTGATCCCAGGCGTACTTGGGTGCGGAGAATCCGCCAGTAACGACAGTTTCAGTTGTGGCCTGCTTAAACATCGGCAGTATACCAGGCCTCGGATATTTGAGGATATGGCGGTGCCGGAGGTGTTGCTCTCCGGGGATCACGCGGCCGTAGCCAGGCACAGGTTGATCGAATCGGTTACAATGACGCTCGCGCGTCGACCGGATCTCCTGAAAGATATGACATTTACTCCCGCTGAGCGCAAGACACTCCGGCAGGCAGGACTGCTTGCCGAGGTGGATGCAGCAGCCAGGACGCCGGCGAGTGAGGAAAGACGTGAAAATTGA
- a CDS encoding RNA methyltransferase, protein MKIDVALVHYPVVNRVGETIGSAVTNLDLHDIARAGRTYGVGNYWVITPFSEQLELASQIVGHWTDGHGAQVNPDRQNALSIIRLCATIEDALEQATVAYGARPVVLATCAKKQANTRSYATIREMIRRDTPVVLLFGTAWGLSPEVMEMVDGVLPPLSGPTAFNHLSVRSAASIILDRLLGRSGAWDEEYE, encoded by the coding sequence GTGAAAATTGATGTGGCATTGGTTCACTACCCGGTGGTCAATCGGGTAGGGGAAACCATCGGTTCTGCAGTGACCAACCTTGATCTGCATGACATTGCCAGGGCCGGGCGCACCTATGGGGTCGGGAACTACTGGGTGATCACCCCCTTCAGTGAACAGCTGGAGTTGGCTTCGCAAATCGTCGGCCACTGGACCGATGGTCACGGCGCCCAGGTCAACCCGGACCGGCAGAACGCGTTGTCGATCATCAGGCTCTGTGCCACGATCGAGGACGCCCTTGAACAGGCAACCGTTGCCTATGGGGCCCGGCCGGTGGTGTTGGCCACCTGCGCCAAGAAACAGGCGAATACCCGATCCTATGCAACCATCCGGGAAATGATTCGCCGCGATACACCGGTTGTGCTGCTGTTCGGTACCGCCTGGGGACTCAGTCCCGAAGTGATGGAGATGGTCGATGGCGTGTTGCCGCCCTTGAGCGGACCTACTGCCTTCAACCACCTTTCGGTGCGTTCCGCAGCTTCGATTATACTCGATCGATTGCTGGGACGGTCCGGTGCTTGGGACGAGGAATACGAATAA
- the rplS gene encoding 50S ribosomal protein L19, which produces MNILDKIDLEQMRFDMPDFRPGDTVKVHIRIIEGNKERVQVFQGVVLKRKRGTMNATFTVRKISHGVGVEKTFAFHSPRIEKVELVTQGRVRRSRLYYLRERRGKAARIRERGIN; this is translated from the coding sequence ATGAATATTTTAGATAAGATCGATTTGGAACAGATGCGTTTTGACATGCCGGACTTTCGTCCCGGCGACACCGTAAAGGTTCACATCCGCATCATCGAGGGAAATAAGGAGCGTGTCCAGGTGTTCCAGGGGGTGGTCCTCAAACGCAAACGCGGGACCATGAACGCCACCTTTACCGTTCGCAAAATTTCCCATGGCGTCGGCGTGGAGAAAACCTTTGCCTTTCACTCACCGCGTATCGAGAAAGTGGAACTGGTCACCCAGGGTCGCGTTCGTCGCTCCCGTCTCTACTACCTGCGTGAGCGTCGTGGTAAAGCTGCACGTATTCGTGAGCGGGGCATTAACTAA
- a CDS encoding ribonuclease HII, with protein sequence MAERVLMNVPLMASLPDPQALEDTFALERALRAQGFSRVAGVDEAGRGPLAGPVVASCVILHPEQQTDLFFDSKTLSAGRREELYALLQASPALIGVGIADAREIEALNILKASLLAMQRAVDDCRARNQGAGPDFLLVDGKFKVPLATSQLALVKGESKSASIAAASIVAKVTRDHLMLEAHAHFPEYGFDRHQGYPTKAHREALRRHGPCVLHRRTFRGVAELVASESTPPPSQSGLW encoded by the coding sequence ATGGCTGAGCGAGTGTTGATGAATGTCCCTCTGATGGCCTCGTTGCCTGATCCGCAAGCTCTTGAGGATACCTTTGCCTTGGAACGGGCCCTGCGCGCGCAGGGATTTAGCCGTGTCGCCGGGGTGGACGAGGCCGGACGCGGCCCCCTGGCCGGACCGGTCGTAGCCTCCTGCGTTATCCTCCACCCTGAGCAGCAGACCGATCTTTTCTTCGATTCCAAAACCCTGAGCGCGGGCAGGCGGGAAGAACTGTACGCCCTGTTGCAGGCGAGTCCTGCCCTTATCGGCGTCGGCATTGCCGATGCCCGCGAAATTGAAGCCCTCAATATCCTCAAGGCCTCACTGTTGGCCATGCAGCGTGCGGTGGATGACTGCCGCGCCCGGAACCAGGGTGCTGGCCCTGATTTTCTCCTGGTCGACGGAAAATTCAAAGTGCCCCTCGCAACCAGCCAGTTGGCCCTTGTCAAGGGAGAGTCTAAAAGTGCCTCCATTGCCGCGGCCTCCATTGTGGCCAAAGTGACCCGGGATCATCTCATGCTTGAGGCGCACGCCCATTTTCCCGAGTACGGGTTCGATCGACACCAGGGCTACCCGACCAAAGCCCACCGTGAGGCCCTGCGGAGACACGGCCCCTGCGTCCTGCACCGCCGGACTTTTCGCGGCGTGGCTGAACTGGTTGCCAGCGAGTCGACTCCGCCACCAAGTCAGAGCGGGCTCTGGTAG
- a CDS encoding YraN family protein translates to MFWNKKSTASSQGTGQWGEAQATEHLKRCGYTILTTNYRKRFGEIDIIAQKEGVLVFVEVKCRRHNHFGSPFEAVDLRKQQRICRVAMEYMQVHHGGECSARFDVIAVRPGPGTDTAQIEHIENAFDFFF, encoded by the coding sequence ATGTTCTGGAACAAGAAATCGACGGCATCCAGCCAAGGTACCGGTCAATGGGGCGAAGCCCAGGCTACAGAGCATCTCAAGAGGTGCGGCTATACCATCCTCACCACCAACTACCGCAAACGCTTTGGCGAGATAGACATTATCGCCCAAAAGGAAGGCGTTCTCGTTTTTGTCGAGGTCAAATGCCGGCGTCACAACCATTTCGGTTCCCCCTTCGAGGCGGTCGACCTTCGTAAGCAACAACGAATCTGCCGGGTGGCCATGGAGTATATGCAGGTCCACCACGGCGGTGAATGTAGTGCTCGGTTTGATGTCATCGCCGTCCGTCCTGGTCCCGGAACGGATACGGCGCAGATCGAGCATATTGAAAACGCCTTTGATTTTTTCTTTTGA
- the pdxA gene encoding 4-hydroxythreonine-4-phosphate dehydrogenase PdxA, with the protein MDTSNNSPQSPIAITMGCPAGIGPEILCRLFAEQSQAVAGSVILGDMGVLKQAASLLGLSLAFVPWNPGEHIIAGSVPVFQVGAPLTLPIRWGRPDKNTGMAMGAYIEKAVELIQQNHCSGLVTCPISKKSLQEAGYDFPGHTEMLAALTGSDTVRMMMAGSRLRVVLVTIHVALSRVSELLSGEEIIDCIRTTCLALQRDFGIARPRIAVAALNPHAGEEGLFGDEETRIIGPAMVGAGVEADLSGPFPPDTIFHKAAAGQYDAVIAMYHDQGLIPFKLLHFADGVNVTLGLPIVRTSVDHGTAYDIAGTNQADPASLQAALTMAKSIVAHRRQWRQP; encoded by the coding sequence ATGGATACTAGCAATAACTCTCCGCAATCCCCCATAGCCATCACCATGGGCTGTCCGGCCGGTATTGGTCCGGAGATACTCTGCCGTCTCTTTGCAGAGCAGTCGCAGGCGGTGGCGGGCAGTGTCATTTTGGGCGACATGGGTGTGCTCAAGCAGGCCGCATCCCTGCTCGGGCTTTCCCTTGCCTTTGTGCCCTGGAATCCAGGAGAGCACATTATTGCCGGATCGGTCCCCGTCTTTCAGGTGGGCGCGCCCCTCACATTGCCCATTCGTTGGGGCAGACCCGACAAAAATACCGGCATGGCCATGGGCGCCTATATCGAGAAGGCGGTCGAACTGATCCAGCAGAACCACTGCAGTGGACTGGTCACCTGCCCGATAAGCAAGAAAAGCCTGCAGGAGGCCGGATATGACTTTCCCGGACATACCGAGATGCTGGCGGCGTTGACCGGCAGTGACACGGTGCGGATGATGATGGCCGGCAGTCGACTGCGGGTGGTGCTGGTGACCATCCATGTGGCCTTGAGCCGGGTGAGCGAACTGCTCAGCGGTGAGGAGATCATCGACTGCATTCGCACCACCTGCCTGGCCCTGCAACGGGATTTCGGGATTGCCAGACCCCGGATCGCGGTGGCAGCCCTCAACCCGCACGCTGGCGAAGAGGGGCTTTTCGGCGATGAGGAAACACGTATTATCGGGCCCGCAATGGTAGGCGCCGGGGTCGAGGCGGATCTCAGCGGTCCCTTTCCGCCGGACACCATCTTCCACAAGGCGGCAGCCGGACAGTATGATGCGGTCATCGCCATGTACCACGATCAGGGGTTGATTCCGTTCAAGCTGCTCCATTTTGCCGACGGGGTCAACGTCACCCTGGGACTGCCCATCGTCCGTACCTCGGTCGATCACGGCACCGCCTACGACATAGCCGGGACCAACCAGGCTGATCCCGCGAGCCTGCAGGCTGCCCTCACCATGGCAAAGTCGATCGTGGCACATCGGCGTCAGTGGAGGCAGCCATGA
- the tmk gene encoding dTMP kinase, which translates to MNRGLLIAFEGIDGTGKSTQLPLLAHYLRSLGHEVIETREPTDGPYGRQIRALYSNRGQVSREQELELFLADRRQHVQACIEPALDSGRIVLTDRYYFSTAAYQGAAGLNPEEIFARHDFAPEPDLVVLLTQTPADSVVRIRDLRGEVLNDFEQQDQLEKVAALFASFEHRCIVRIHAARSIPEVQASIREAVLPLLANKGV; encoded by the coding sequence ATGAACAGAGGGCTGCTGATTGCCTTTGAGGGCATCGACGGTACCGGCAAGTCCACCCAGTTGCCGCTGTTGGCCCACTATCTCCGCTCACTCGGCCATGAGGTGATCGAGACCCGAGAGCCCACCGACGGCCCCTATGGGCGACAGATTCGCGCCCTCTACAGCAACCGGGGCCAGGTCAGTCGTGAACAGGAACTGGAGCTCTTTCTCGCCGATCGGCGACAGCATGTGCAGGCGTGCATCGAGCCGGCGCTCGACAGCGGCCGGATCGTGCTCACCGATCGCTACTACTTCTCCACAGCCGCCTACCAGGGAGCGGCAGGGCTGAACCCGGAGGAAATCTTCGCCCGCCACGATTTTGCCCCGGAACCGGATCTGGTGGTTCTTCTTACCCAGACTCCGGCCGACAGTGTGGTCCGCATCCGTGATCTGCGTGGAGAGGTGCTCAATGATTTTGAACAGCAGGATCAGCTGGAAAAGGTTGCTGCTCTCTTTGCATCCTTTGAACACCGCTGTATAGTACGCATTCACGCCGCTCGTTCGATCCCGGAGGTGCAGGCCTCCATCCGCGAAGCGGTTTTGCCACTGCTTGCCAACAAAGGTGTGTAA
- a CDS encoding tetratricopeptide repeat protein, whose amino-acid sequence MPCLSLPFRYRNLVALGCLTALLSGCADTAKVAETPPTAPLPATAGRDDVDLSCSSFYFLWGRHSELLLRFEEALEFYQKALICDEQADYISEKIPILLLRLERTGEASAWLAEYLKSHPDKTGMRMLYAKVLLRQKKTPEAMYQYQLISEQHPDDAAILLLLSEMYINAKQPERAEPLLRRIIDREPNSYLGHILMARMSQAEGKTDDAVSHYQRALKRNWSSDLTMELGEVLVKAERYDEAVRLYRDLIEREGHNESAHVALVHVYLLQKKDSQALAELNRLKTITEQPQRVDLTIARLYAKQKQYDRAIGIIEKLLTRENLSEARYFLAILQVQQGRLGKALKQIRLIPPSAPEYADAFFLQIRILREQDRLDEAQDLLERQISSGTLHNAELYIMLAALHQMEGRDDLSKKVLLQGIEAFPNDENLLYEYGLMLESDGDHEAALAIMQKIIELKPDHAAALNFVGYSWADTKVNLDQALDYIRRAIELKPENGYIHDSLGWVYYRLGKLDQAIKELETAVKLSPEDAAILDHLGDAYLEGGRIRDALRAYKKALKLSKDDEQLKKQILEKIRILEKQGGR is encoded by the coding sequence ATGCCCTGCCTGAGCTTGCCTTTCCGTTACCGAAATCTTGTTGCCCTGGGTTGCCTGACTGCCTTGCTTTCCGGATGCGCGGATACGGCCAAGGTGGCAGAGACTCCGCCCACCGCCCCACTGCCTGCCACCGCCGGCCGTGACGATGTCGACCTCAGTTGTTCCAGCTTTTATTTCCTTTGGGGGCGCCATTCCGAGTTGCTGCTGCGTTTTGAAGAGGCCCTGGAGTTTTACCAGAAGGCCCTGATCTGCGATGAGCAGGCCGATTATATCAGCGAGAAGATACCCATTCTTCTTCTGCGTCTGGAGCGGACCGGAGAGGCTTCCGCCTGGTTGGCCGAATATCTCAAGAGCCATCCGGACAAGACCGGGATGCGCATGCTCTATGCAAAGGTGCTGCTTCGCCAGAAGAAAACGCCGGAGGCAATGTACCAGTACCAACTGATCAGTGAACAGCATCCCGACGATGCCGCCATTCTCCTGTTGCTCTCGGAGATGTACATCAACGCCAAGCAGCCGGAAAGGGCGGAACCGTTGTTGCGCCGTATCATCGACCGGGAGCCCAACTCGTACCTGGGCCATATTCTCATGGCCCGCATGTCTCAGGCCGAGGGAAAGACAGACGACGCGGTGAGCCACTATCAACGGGCCCTGAAGCGAAACTGGTCTTCGGATCTGACCATGGAGTTGGGGGAGGTTCTGGTCAAGGCCGAGCGCTACGATGAGGCTGTTCGCCTCTATCGGGATCTGATTGAGCGCGAAGGGCACAATGAGTCGGCCCACGTGGCCCTGGTCCATGTCTATCTCCTGCAGAAGAAGGATAGCCAGGCCCTGGCTGAGCTCAATCGACTCAAAACCATCACCGAGCAGCCGCAAAGGGTCGATCTGACCATTGCCCGGCTCTATGCCAAGCAAAAGCAGTATGACAGGGCCATTGGGATTATAGAAAAGTTGCTGACCCGGGAAAATCTGTCCGAGGCCCGCTATTTTCTGGCAATCCTCCAGGTCCAGCAGGGCAGGCTGGGCAAGGCGTTGAAACAGATCCGTCTGATCCCGCCCTCTGCCCCGGAATATGCGGATGCCTTTTTTCTCCAGATACGCATCCTGCGCGAACAGGACCGGCTCGATGAGGCCCAGGATCTGCTGGAGCGGCAGATCAGCAGCGGCACCCTGCACAATGCCGAACTCTACATCATGCTTGCCGCCCTGCATCAGATGGAAGGGCGGGATGATCTGAGCAAGAAAGTGCTCCTCCAGGGGATCGAGGCCTTTCCCAACGATGAGAACCTGCTCTACGAGTACGGACTGATGCTGGAGAGCGACGGCGACCACGAGGCGGCGCTGGCCATCATGCAGAAGATTATCGAACTCAAACCCGATCATGCCGCAGCGCTCAATTTTGTCGGCTACAGCTGGGCAGATACCAAGGTCAATCTCGATCAGGCCTTGGACTACATTCGCCGGGCAATCGAGCTCAAGCCGGAAAACGGATATATCCACGACTCCCTGGGCTGGGTCTATTACCGTCTGGGCAAGCTTGATCAGGCAATCAAGGAGCTGGAAACCGCAGTCAAGCTCTCGCCTGAGGATGCGGCCATTCTCGATCACCTCGGCGATGCCTATCTGGAGGGGGGCAGGATCCGCGATGCGCTGCGTGCCTACAAAAAGGCACTCAAGCTCAGCAAGGATGACGAGCAGCTGAAAAAACAGATTCTTGAAAAAATCCGTATCCTGGAAAAACAGGGAGGTCGCTGA